The sequence CGCAGATGGTGACGGGATGTGCGCCGCGGTTCCCGTTCAGCTCGCCCTCGAACGCCTCATCGAGAAGACCCACGCCGAACCGGCGGCGAAACGTCACCTCCTCAAGCGGTTGCCCAGCAAGGCACCGTACTACGAGATGGAGGACGCCACACGCGATCTGAACTACTCGCTGGGTGACCGTGACCGACATGGCCAGAAACTCCCGCTGTTGCTCATGCTCGACAATGGGAGCACCGAAGAGGACCGACCGGCGTATCGGACCCTCGATCATTACGACATCCCCATCCTCGTGGTCGACCACCACCATCCCGACCACGAGGCCGTGGAGCCCTTCGTCGAGGAGCACGTCAACCCGTACCTGCACGGCGAGGACTACCGGATCACGGCCGGGATGTTGAGCGTCGAACTGGCCCGCATGATCGACCCCGAAATGACCGAGGAACTCCGACACGTGCCAGCAGTCGCCGGGCTCTCGGACCGGTCGAAGGCCGACGAGATGGACGATTATCTGGCGCTGGCCGAGGACGCGGGGTATGAACGCGACGCCCTCGAGGAGATCGGCGAGGCCCTCGACTACGAGGCGTACATGCTTCGATACAACGACGGTCGGAGTCTCATCTACGACGTCCTCGGCATCGACGACGCGGACGAACCACGACACCGCGAATTGATCGAATTCCTCGCCGATCGGGCGGCACGCGACGTCGATTCCCAACTCGGCGACGCGATGGACCACGTGGAACACGAGCGGGTCGCGAACGGCGCCCACCTCTACCGTATCGACCTCGACGACCACGCCCATCGATTTACCTATCCCGCACCGGGGAAGACGACCGGCGAGATTCACGATCGGAAGGTCGTCGAGACGGGCGAACCCGTGATTACCATCGGCTACGGTCCCGACTTCGCGGTGCTTCGGAGCGACGGGGTCCGCCTCGACATCCCCCAGATGGTGACCGATCTGAACGACGAGTTGCCCGGCGCAGGCGTGAGCGGTGGCGGCCACCTCGTGGTTGGAAGCATCCGGTTCGTTCCCGGGATGCGCGAAGCGGTTCTCGACGCGCTCATCGAGAAGATGGCGAGTGCCGAGATCGACGAGGCACTGTCCAGCACCCTCGACCGTTAATCCCCGGTCGCCGGGTCGAAATCGAACGTTTTCGCGAACCCGACTGCCCCGATCACGGCTGTCGCTAGCCCGGCCAGCATCGACCAGTGGATTCGCCAGGCCGCACCCCGCCAGTCTGCCCGAAAGAGTCGCGTGTAATACCGTCCGACTGCCGGGTCGCTGACCACGACCGCAACCTCCCGGTTCTCGCGGAGGGCGGTGGGATTCCAGTTGAGACTCCCCACGGCGGCGTGGTGTTCGTCGACGACCATCCCCTTTACGTGGAGGTGGTCGTACCGCGACCGTGGTTCGACGAGTCTGACTGTCAATGGGAGGTCCTCCGTGTCGGCCTGGCGGGAGAGGTTCTCCGCGAGCGCCGTGTTGTCCTCGTCGACGTACCAGGCACCGCCGAGGAGGATCCGAACCGAGACGCCACGGCGCGCGGCGTCGACGGCCGCGTTGAGGAGTGGCCCGTCCTCGTCGATGGATACCTGCTGGATCCGGATCGATTCGTCCGCGTCGTCGATGCGATCTAACATGGCCGACTCGGCATTGTCCGGGGCCACCAGGACCTGCGCGGACGCCGCAGTGGACTCCACAGGCGCGAATCGAGTAGGGTATCGTCCGTCTGCGACTGCGTCGGGTTGTCCGTCCGGTGAGAGACTATCCCAGTGCCGACCGTCTACCCACTCGGAGTCCTCGGCGAACACGGTCGCCAGGTGATCGGCGAGTTGCCTCTCCTCGAGGACGACACCCCACCCACGACTGGCCTTGCCGCCGACGCCAGCGGGTTTCCAGTTCTCCGAGGTCACCAGTACCGTGTCGTCGACGACCGCGTATTTCGCGTGGTGGTATCGGTATCTGCCGCGTGGGCCTCCCGAAGCGGTGACTTCGATCCCGCGGGCGCTCAGCCGATCGAGCGTGCGTATCTGCGCCGCCGACGTCCCACCGACTGGCGATTCATCGACGAGAACCGCCACATCGACACCTCGCCGATGGGCGGCGAGGAGCGCGTCGGCTACGGCCGACGAGGACATGGTGTATCCCGCGAGGAGGATGCGTCGGTCCGCGGCCTCGATGCGGTCGAGGGGAACGGTGGGCGTGTCTGGGAGCGCGAACGCCGTCACCGGGACGTTCGTCGACGATACCACCGGGAGGTCGGTCGATCCGAGCGGAGTCCAGGACTCTCCATCCCACACTTCCGCGGTCGGGGCACGGTCGTACGTGAGTGTCGATACCGGCTCCCCCTCCCGGAGGAGGGTCACGGTCTCACCACCGTTAGATAAGGCGAGTCCATCATCGACGACGACGGTCTCGTGATCGGTCAACCGAGAAGCGACCCGCGGGTCGTCGGTGACGGCGACCGCGCCATCGACCGATCTGTCCGGGAGGTCGATCGTATTTTCGCCGTCGGAGAGAGAATACTCGTCGAGAGCCGCGTTCTCCTTTATCTCGAGAACGACGAACTCTCCCTCGTCACCGTCTGTCGCTGGATTCGGATAGACCCCAACGAGCGATACCGAACCGCTCGAAGCGACGAGAGCGAGTGCGAGCGCAAGACGCCAGATCACGTGCCGGGTTGGTCGGATCCTCGTATATAAACGGTCGGCAGTCGCGTGGGTTTTTGGTGTTCGCCCGTTCGAACTGTGGTATGAACGGTATCGCAGCAACCCTCCGACTGGCCGGGGCCGCAATCGGCGCGGTCGGAGCCATCCTCCTGTTCATCGAGTTCTTCCAGGTGCCGAGTTACGTCCGCTACGACACGGACTTCGAGAGCTACAACCTGGAGATATCACCGGCGACAGCGAGCGAATACACGTGGTTCGGCCGTATTGGCGCACTCGCGCTGGCGGTCGCCTTCAGCCTTCAGTTGTTGGCAGGATTTCTGGGTTAGGCCGGTACTTCCCCATCGAGGGCTTTGACCGCCTTCGATGCCTCGACCGAGACGATGTAGGGCTGGTCGTCGGCGTACTCCGCAGCGGTCTCCAGCGCACGTTCGGTGCCGATCTGGACGAGCGCCCAGGCCGCACTCGCTCTGACCAGGTTGTCTTCGTCAACGTCGTCGAGGACGTCGGCAAGCGGTTCGATGGCCCGCGTATCGCCGATCAGGCCGAGCGAGCGGGCTGCCTGGCTTCGGACGCTTTCGTCGTCGACGACGAGCTGCTGAGCGACCGACTCGGTCGTCTCTTCGCTCCCGATCGCCCCGAGGGCCTTGAGCGCGACCGTCTGCAACGACGGATTCCCTTCGGATTCGGCGTGTTTCTTGACCGCCGACACTCCGTCCTCGGCACCGATCTTGCCGATGGCTTCGATGGCCAGTTCGTTCCGGCGGTTGGCGAGTCCGGTCAGTTCCTCGAGGCCGGCGGGGTCGCCCATCCGAAGGAGGGACTCGACGCAGTGGCGCTGGATGAAGTCGGAATCGCCCATCTTCTCCAACAGCAAAAGGACCATCTCGACGTTGCCACGCTTCTCCCAGGTTTTCAGCGCGCTCCACTCCGGTGGGAAGTCCTTGAACTTCCGGCCTTCGATCGGTTCGTAGAAGCCCTCGCGTCTGAGTTGCTCGCGAATCTCGAGGTCCAACCAGGCGGTAGACGCGTCGACGTCGTCAGCGAGTTCGTCCGTGAGATCGAGGAGGGAGGCGATCGTCGCTGCGTCGTCGTCGGCGTCGAGGTCCGCGGCTTCGACTGCCTGCATTGCAATCTCCAGTTCGTTTGCCAGTTCCGACGGATCGGGAACCGGTTCGCCGAAGTCGGCGTCGACGTGCTGAGTGAACCCATCCGTATACGTTTCAACGACCGGAAGGAGTTCGTCAGTCCCCTCCTTTGCCCAGCGCGTGTCGGCGATGGTCGATCGAACGTCGTCGATGGCGTCGACCACGTCCGAACCGTAGGGACCACGCTGATCCTCGGCGTCGTCACGAAGGTCCTCGAGTCGTGATTCGAGGTCGTCTTTCGGATCTTCGGGATCTTCGTCTTCGTCTTCCGGCTCGATCAATGGGATGTCCGCGTCTTCGAGGTCGGCTTCGATCTCCTCGAGTATTTCATCGACCTCGTCGAGATCCGGCTCCGTTGTTGCATCCTGGAGTGTTGCTTCGGCCTCATCGAGTCTCGATTCGAACTCCGCAACCTGCGGATCTACGTCGTTCTCGTCTGGAGTCGCGTCGGACTCCTCGTCCCCGTCGCTCATACCTTCGATGTTCCGCGAGAAATCCTATGAGCGTTTCCCTTCGTCGCGCGGGTAGTACCGTGGTGACAGAAGGAGGTAGCCGAGCGCCCACGCGAACAGGACGGTCGGGAAGACCCTATCTAGCGCGCTGGGGAACAGGACGGCCAGTCCCTGAACGACACCCATGACCAGTGCGTCCCGTGTCCAGAGATCGGGGTAGGTGACCGGCGCCAGCATCGCGAGCGAGAGGAGTGCCGTCCCAGTGAGGATCGAAACCGGACCGAGCCCGGCGAGGATTCCGGTTGCGATGAGCGTTGCCGCGAGCGTCGTCTGCGCACCCTCTGTCGACGAGTTTCCGACGTCGAGGGCGGTGTACAGTCCGAGGCGGACGACAGCTGTCGCGACAAAAACGGCCGGGATACCGATCCACGCGGTTTGCTCCCACCACGGCATCGACGACGACCCGATCGTTCCGCCGAGAGCGACGACGGTGAACGCCGGTGCGACGCCGAAGGTGGCTACGTCGGCGAGCGAATCGAGATGGGGGCCGTACTGTGTCCCCCCGCGCCACCGGGCCACGATTCCATCGATCGCATCGAGGATGGCGCCCAGGAGGATGACCCTGGCGGCGAGAGACGGATCGACCGCCGCCGCGACGACGGCCACGAACCCGACGGCAGCATTCGTGACGGTGACGTGGTCGGCGAGTCCGAGTCGTCCGGCGAACCGTGGCCGCATACGCCGAGGAAAGCGGAACGGCTCCTTACGTGTTTATACTTCGCGGCACCGTCGGTGGGTGGATTCGACAGTGAAAAAGACGTCTCGGTTGGTTCCTCGGGACTACTCGTCGACGTCCGCTGCCGCTTCCTCTTCCGCGTGGACTTCCTCGGGGTGTGCCTCGAGGGTCGTCTTCTCGACCTCGACGCGGCGGAGGGGGTAGATCGTTTTCGCTTCGTTGTAGATCGCACTGGAGAGTCGCCCCTGGACGATGCTGTCCAGGAGTCCTTCGAAGGTCCGTTCGGCTGCGGCCTCTTCGACGAGGTCCAGCATGGTCCGACGGATGGCCTCTTTCTGGCTGCGGTCCGCGACTTTCGTGGTGAAGGCCACCGGTTGCACCTGGACGCGGTAATCGTCCGCGGTGCGGACGGTCAGGATGGCCTTGACCTTCGAGGAGCCACGACGGACGAGACTCCGATTGTAATCGCGGGTCAGTTCCTGCTTGATGAGCTCGGTGTACGCGGCGTCGCTGCCGACGTCGGTCACCCTGAAGGTGAGCTTGATGTTGTTCTCGCCACCGTCGTCGGTGACGTCACCCAGGGTCGTTTCGATGGTTCGGTCCAGTACCTTTTCCGGTTCGTCAGCGGGGGTCTCGCCGATCTCCGCCCGGTCGAACTGCTCCGGGGCGAGGACGGTGTACCACCGCTTCTCTTGACTCCGTTTGGAGACTGATCGTTCACTCATGTGTTGATGTGGTGTGTCGTTCGGCGAGCTGTACGAGTTCGTCAGCGACGGCGCAGTTGACGACGTAATCGTCGAGTGTCGATCGCAGACCACTGGTCGAATCGCGTTCGATGGTCGTGACCACCTGGTCGGGACCGTTCTCCGGTCGGTCGACGGTGGTGGTGATGGAGGCCGTGTTGTCCGGGCGAATCGAGGCGGCGACCGCCTCGGGGTCCGACACGTCGGTTCTGATGATCGCCGTCCGCGTCATTCTCGCCCCTCCAGACTCGTGACGAGCGCATCCGTCTCCGTTTCGGCCCACGCACTCGCGAGCCCCGCGTGGCCGCCGACGGAATCGATGCCGTCGAGCGACGCGAGTCGGTCCCTCGCATCGTGGTCCGACGTGGCCAGCGCGACCTCGTCCGCATCGACGACCAGCACGGTCGGTTCCGCCGAGCGGAAATCTCGAACGAGTCGAGCCGTCGTCCACGGGTCCGCACCGTCCGTCTCGAGGACGACGAACCCAGAATGGCGGGTTCTATCGCCGAGTCGGACGGCGTCGTGCACGGCACTCGCGTGCTCGCGCCAGGCCTCCAGAACGTCAGTTCGGTCGGCGTGGTCGAGTGCGAGTGCGGTGGCAAGACCCGGTTCGGTACGCGCGAGGACGGCGAGGACGTCCGCGTACCCCTCTACGGTTTCGAAGGGGCCTTCCGAGAGGACGTGTGGGCGCAGGACCCGCTCGATGGCCGTGACGGCGCTCTCCGGTGCCGGTGGCTCGGTCGCGGCGAGCGCGACGGCAGAGGCGACGCGTCGGTGGGCAGCCTCGTCCATGGCCGCCGGCAGATCGAGTTCGGCGAGCAGCGCTCCTCCACGTTGTTCGTCGCCGGAGATATCGGCGTGGAACAGCGTCGAGTGGGCGAGACCATCACCGAGGTCGGCCGTCGGTATGCCGACTCCCGGGCGGCGGTGGACGCCGGATTCGGTGGCTGCATCGAGGGCCTCACCGTGCGGGACCGTCCCCGCCGCAAGAGCCCCCGCAATGGCCAGGATGGCGTCGGGGTCACCGAATTCGCTCGCCACCTCGAACGCTGCGATGGCGTTGGATTCGGCGAAGAGGACCGAGTCGGCGTCCTCGCCCTCGATACCGACAGAGACGGTCGTCTCGGTCGACGATTCGATCCGTCGGTCGGCCGCCGCGCGCGTTCGGACCGTCGAAACCTGGTAGGGCGTCGCCGGTTCGAGCGCGTTCGCGAGAATCCCCGCCGCGGCGACCGAGTCGCCGTCGGCGTGGCTCACGACGTGGACGAAGTCGGCCTCGCGCAGCGTGGCGGTGAGCGCCGAGACGTCCGGGTCGGTTGCGGCGGTTCGACCGGTGGTCGCCATCTGGGGTTACTCCACGAGCTCCTTCGCGTTCTCGTAGGTGTACTCGAAGTCCTGGTCGATGGCGTCGCCGCGGTAGTAGTTGGCGAGCCGACGGATCTTGGACTCGGTGTTCTGCAGGGCACGCTTGTTCGAATGGTCCTGCTGATTCTCGTCCATGTGCTGGCGGAGGTTGACCGCCTTCTCGAGGAGGTTGTACAGATCCTCGGGAAGTTCAGGGGCTGCGTCGTTGTCCTCGAGGATTTCGGTGATCTTCTTCCCGGTGGCAGCCTTCACGTTCGGGACGGGCGTGCCCTGTACGCCTTCGTCACGAAGCTTGAGCCCGATCTGGCTCGGGTCGTGGCCTTCGTCGGCAAGTTCGACGACGCGCGCTTCGATAGCGTCCGCGTCGACGTCGCTCCACTCCGGTGGCTCGTCTGTCGCCGGTTTGTCCGAACCGGACGTTCCCCGGCGACGGGTATGCATTCGTGCCATAGCTGTCGGATTGGAACTGCACGTACCGCAGGATAGCGGGCCGGCGTCGTGCCGGCGAGCACTACCGCAATCCCGAGTCCACGTGGGTGGACGAGTCAGATTTGCGGTCGTGCGGTTCCCTATGGAAAGCCACTGGCGGCGACCGCTAAAGGGTTTCGTTCCCCTGGCTCCCGTCGGGGTCTGATCGTCGAGCGCGAGGAGCCCCGCGCCCTGGGTCGAATCGAGGGGTTTATCACTCGACCTGTGCAAAGGATGGATGCGTTCGAGGGCTCGTAGATCAGTGGTAGATCACTCCCTTGGCATGGGAGAGGCCCCGGGTTCAAATCCCGGCGAGTCCATGCCGGAACCTTACTCGTGTTCATATGTTCTATTCCTCCGCGAGAAGCTTCTATTTATCCGAATTTTCGACAGCAGGTAATTTCGGGCCCCCTTCGAAAATCGAGTTCCACCCACTCCGAGTGGCGGGTCGGCGTCGACTGGCGTTGCAATCAGGGAGATGGTGTGTCACCGTTTCGATTGCCGTCCGCTTCGGTAGCGAACCAGTCAGTCTGCTATCGGGAGCGCGACGATAAAGATAGCACCCTGTGGATCGTTGTCTTCTACCCACACCTCGCCGCCGTATTCAGAGACGAGCGTGTCCACGAGATGGAGGCCCATTCCGGTTCCGTTGCTTTGCAATCCCTGCTCTCCCTTCCCGAATATCGCGTCCTTCCGCTCGTCGCTCACCCCCGGGCCATTATCCGATATGTGGACCTCGACCATGTCATCCTGTACTGTCGTAGCGACGACGATTTCGGGCCTCTCCGCCTCGGTGTGCTGGATGGCGTTTTTCAATAGGTTCCGAAAAACGGCGTCCAGCATCTGGTCGGCGAATACCGTTTGGTCGAATAGATCCCCCTCCACGTCGATGGTGGCGGTTTGATCCGAGGATCGAATCGCGTCGATCTCTCCGTGTAGAACGGTCCTGATATTCATTTTCTGGCGCTCGACCCCCTGAGTGAGCATCACGTCTGCAATACGACCAGCAGTCATAGTCAATTCGATGGCATTTTTCGCACTTTCCTGGACGGTGTGGAGGTACGTTGCGCCATCGTCATCGATGTGGTCAGCGAGCATTTCCGAGTAGGCCGTAATGATCTGGAGGTCGTTACGAATGTCGTGACGCAAGACTTCGTTCAATATATCCAGGTTATCACGTTGTTCTTCGAGGAGTTCTTTGCGGTGGGACAGTTCGGTCAGTGCCTGTGCGTGTGAGACTGCCTTTTCGATACGGTTCAGTAGGAGGCTAAATTCACTCCCTTCGACGATGGTTTCCTTCGTCACGTAATCGGTCGCGCCCAGTCTGATCGCATCGATAGCGACCCCTTCACCACCCTGTCCAGTCAGAATGATGAATGGAAGCGCCCCTTGCGCTTCACGGACGTTTCCTAGCAGCTCGATTCCATTCATCGGCTGCATGTGATAGTCACTAACGATACAAGCGACGTCCTGGTGAGGGAGGTCCTCCAGGACAGTCTCTCCATCGTAGTAGGCTCTCGTTTCGAAGTCGGACTGCTCTTCGATCTCCCGAGCCATCATATTCGCAAAAAACTCACTGTCATCGACGATTATGACGGTCGACTGTTCGGGGGTACCGTCTCTCCACTGCACCGACTCGGATGCGTCGCCGGTCATTGGGAGTAACTACACCCGAACGCGGTCAAAAAGGTTCGCTGTCATCAACGAACAGGTCTCCCCCGAAGATCGAAAGAAGGGTGTTCGTCCCGAGTACGCCGGTCGCTCCGGAAGAAATGGCCCAAGGTGTCCGCCCAATCGTTGTCGGGTAGGCCCGAGGCGGCAAGCGCACCCGGATTCAGCTGGGGAATGGGGGGCCAATAGCTGACCCATCAATCCGTCAGTGTCGCACCGATCACCTTTCGCTCGGCTTTTCGCAGGTGTTGATGGAAGGTCGATGAATCGACCCCCATCGACGCGGCTAGATCCTGGCCGCTCGTGCTGCGGGGCCACTCGTAGAACCCCGCGTGATAGGCTGCCTGGATGGTGGCCCGCTGGCGGTCGGTTAACTCCTCGAGGACGACTCCCCGACGCGTGTGCTCCGAGTGGTGATTGCGTTTCAGGTTTCGCTGGGTGACCATCTCCATCCCGGGATACGCATCGGTGATGGCTTCGACGACCTGTCGAATGTCGACGGTGGTCGGAAGGTGGACCTGCATGTAGTAATCGCCGTTTTCGATGAGAGACCGGCGGATGTCGCCACCCTGTGATGCGATAGTGGCGAGGACCGGTGGATCGGTAAATACGACCTCGAAGCGGCTCTCGTCGTCTGTCGTCTCGAGGATGGACACCGAGTCCCACTGCGGATATTTCTCCGAAGTGGTCAGCGCTTCGATGACTGCCAGGCCGTTACCGGTCGCAGTCCCATATCCGAGATACTCTGAATTATCGAGGGGGACCGTCTGATGGAAATCGACCGTTCCCGTCGAATCACCCTCGATCCCGAGTGCGTCCGCCAGGTGCTGGAGTCGAAACTCCAGTTCGACGACCTCGTTGGAGAGCAACGCACGCTTGCGCTCGACGGCGGCGATGGCGTGACCGATGATCTCGCCGAGCTGGCTGATCACCGTCCGTTCCTGGGATGTGAAGGCGTTGAGTCGCTCGGCATACACGTTCAATACCCCATAGAGGGTTTCGTCGTGAATGATGGGAATCGCTGCCGAAGACCGGAAGCCGTATTTGGAAACGTCGTCGCGCCAGGGATCGTGACGGTGCTCGGTATCGAAGTCATTCGTGACCTGAATCTCGCGTTGCAAGATGGCCCGTCCCGTCGGTCCCGCACTGCGCTCGTCGTCAGGATCGACCGAGATGGTGATTCCATCGAGGTATCCCTCGACTCCCGCCTCCGCTCTGAGCGACACCGTCTGGGAGTGCATGTCAACGTCCCCGATCCAGGCGAACAGGTAGGAGTCGGAGGCAGCGAGACGATCGCAGACGATGGTCTCGATCTCCTCTCTCGTCGATTGATAGATGACTGCATCGGTGATCTCCCTGACGATCGTGTTCAAATTGTCTAGGGCGGTGAGCTGTTCGCGCTGGTGGAGCAACTCCTGTTCGAAACGCCGACGGTCGATCGCGTTTGCGAGGATGTTCGCAACCGACTGCACGAAGGCGATATCTCGCTCGGAGTACTCCTTCGGGCTCGTGTCGTGCGTCCCGAGGACGCCCCACGGGTCGTCAGGGGAGCCGATGATGGTGCTGATGCCGCTCTCTACATCGTGGTCCGCCAGTAGCTCTGGAAGACAGAATCTGGATTCGTCCTGCTGATTTTCGACGACGACGGGCTGTTCGGTCGACAGGGTATAGGCCGCCTGTGTATCATCCGAGACGGCCGAAACAGTGGCGGAGCCCACTGCACCGTCCTCCCATCCAGTTCCCTGTCGTAAAACGAGTTCCGTCCCCGTTGCGTCGAGTTCGAGCACCTTGCAGTACTCCAGATCCAGGACCGCCGCGACGTGCTCGACAGCCGTATCCAGTAGCGCGTCGAGATTGCGATCTTCCAGTGCCCGTTGACCGAGCGATGCGATCACCTCCTCCTGGCGAACGTATCGCTCGCGTTCTGATTCGGTGAACGGCCAGTCATTCGGTGGCGAATCGCGGGCTTCGAAGGCTGTCCCAGGTGGCCACCAGACGCGTGCGCTGGCACCGACTTTCTTGGTTTCGAGCATCCCTTCGTCGACGAGTCTGGTGAGTCGGTCGTAGGTGCTTCGTCGCCCCAAGTCGAGTCGTTCGGCGACTTCGTTCGTCCCGAGCGGTTCGAAAGCCTCGTCGAAGACCGCGAGTGTTTCCAGGAGCGGTTCGGTCAACGAACTGTCACTCATTGCCGTCTACTGGAGACCGACAGCCTTCAACCCTCCGCTGGCGGAGGTCCGGTCGGAAGTGATTCCGGCACTGGATGGCTATCATCGGTCGATAAACAGTATCGTACGCCGTTTCCATCTGGTTATGAGGGATCGTGGGAATCTCCGTGTAGAACCCAATGGGTTGGGGCTTCATCTTATCGGGATACGGCGCATAGGAGGAGGTGTCCACCGATCGATGTCGGTGGGGGGAAGACAATGGTTACTGAATTAAACAGCGTGGACTCGGGTGACGATGCCCGTATCGCTGAAGGAGACCGGCATCGGATACTGGCCAACGATCGCCGTCGGACCGTCATTGCGGTCCTGCGAGCGTCCTCGACGCCGATTTCGCTCGACGCCCTCGCGGCTCGAGTCGACCACCGGACCGAGGAACTGGCCCAGCGAGAGACCGATCACATCGCGAACGTCGCGATCGGGCTCCATCACAATCATCTGCCGAGGCTGGCCGAAATGGGCGTTATCTCGTACGACCCTGAGACGACGTACGTGGATACGTGCGTGGACCTCGGTCAGCTCACAGATTGAATCGGTGGACACTTTCAACTACGGTGCCGTCGCCTTGACAGGAGCGGACCGTTCAACCGTCTTCGATTTATCTCGTCGACATCGCCCGGGCGAGATGGCCGCGACCGCTCGACACCCTCAATGGACGACGACGACGGGTATCTCCGAGCGTCTGACGACCTGTTCGGCCACGCTTCCGAACATGACACGGCCGACACCGGATAAGCCCCGGTTCCCGATCACGATCTCGTCGATGTCGTTCTCTTCTGCATACGTCAGGATTTGGTTACTCGGTTTCCCCGTTACGTATGCCGTATCGATGGTGGCTCCCAGCTCCTCCGCGGTGGCTCGAATGGTATCGAGTATCTCTCGTGCCTCCGCTTTCTCGTCCTCGACCTGTGGAAGGTCCTCGAGATCTTCCATGAACGCCGAGAAGTACCCCTCCGGGAGTTCAACGACGTGGAGAGCGGTGATATCGCCGTCCGGGAAGTGATTGACTGCGTACTCCACTGCTCGCTCGGAGTGTTCCGAACCGTCGACAGGAACGAGTATATTACTCATAGATGAACATACGAGGTAGCCAACTATTAAACTATAGGGTGGTTCCCGTGGAGTAATTCCACAGGTCCCTATTCCCGCGGGGCCAGCGCCCGCATCGTCTCTCGGCGTTCAGCCTCGTCCATCGGTCCGAAGAAGCTCACCTGGACGGCGTCAACGCCGTCCACTGCTTCGAATCGCTCCAGTTGTTCACGAGCTTCGTTGGGCGTTCCTGCTGCGACGAGGTCGTCGAGTAGTTCGTCTGGAATCGACGCGAGGGCCACGTCGCGGTCACCATCGTCCCACGCGGTTCGAACCGCCTCCGTGACGTCCATCCATCCTGCATCGGCGATTGCCTTGCGGTAATACGGTCCGTACCGAGCGATCATGAACGCGACGTGCTGGCGTGCATACCGTCGTGCTCGCGAGCTATCCTCGATTGCACCCGCTCGAAGGTGTGGGGTGACCAGGAGTTGGTCCGCGGATCTGTCGCCGAGTTCGGCACCACGCCGGAGGTCGGTCAGTCGCTCCTCGAGCGCATCGATGGTGAGCAATTGCGGCACCCAGCCGTCGGCGAATCGGCCGGCCATCTCGGTCGCTTTGGGGCCCAGTGAAGCGACATCTACCGGTGCGGGTGGTTTCGGGGGCGGGGATTCGAGTTTCAACGTGTTCGGTGAGAATATCTCCCCGTCGTAGTCGAGTCGGTCTCCGGACTGTACCTGTCTGACGATCTCGATAGCCTCGCGGACGTGTCGCAGCGGCCGGTCGAAATCGACGCCGTGCCACCGCTCGACGAGTGCTGGCGAGGATGCGCCGAGTCTGAGCCGGAACCGACCGCCGCTCAGCTCCTGCAGTGTCGCGGCGGTCTGCCCCAGCGTCGTCGGCGTTCTGGAAAACGGTGAGAGGACGTCGTCGGCGATTCCGATGTCGGTGGTACGTTCTGCGAGCAGTCCGAGGACGAGCGGAACGTTTCGCCCGTTGGTCTCGCCCATGGTCACGAACCCGTATCCCAGTTTCTCGGCCAGCTG is a genomic window of Halanaeroarchaeum sp. HSR-CO containing:
- a CDS encoding HEAT repeat domain-containing protein; translation: MSDGDEESDATPDENDVDPQVAEFESRLDEAEATLQDATTEPDLDEVDEILEEIEADLEDADIPLIEPEDEDEDPEDPKDDLESRLEDLRDDAEDQRGPYGSDVVDAIDDVRSTIADTRWAKEGTDELLPVVETYTDGFTQHVDADFGEPVPDPSELANELEIAMQAVEAADLDADDDAATIASLLDLTDELADDVDASTAWLDLEIREQLRREGFYEPIEGRKFKDFPPEWSALKTWEKRGNVEMVLLLLEKMGDSDFIQRHCVESLLRMGDPAGLEELTGLANRRNELAIEAIGKIGAEDGVSAVKKHAESEGNPSLQTVALKALGAIGSEETTESVAQQLVVDDESVRSQAARSLGLIGDTRAIEPLADVLDDVDEDNLVRASAAWALVQIGTERALETAAEYADDQPYIVSVEASKAVKALDGEVPA
- a CDS encoding protein sorting system archaetidylserine synthase (This PssA-like phosphatidyltransferase, along with a PssD-like decarboxylase, is required in Haloarchaea for the archaeosortase ArtA to replace the PGF-CTERM sorting signal with a C-terminal lipid anchor.), coding for MRPRFAGRLGLADHVTVTNAAVGFVAVVAAAVDPSLAARVILLGAILDAIDGIVARWRGGTQYGPHLDSLADVATFGVAPAFTVVALGGTIGSSSMPWWEQTAWIGIPAVFVATAVVRLGLYTALDVGNSSTEGAQTTLAATLIATGILAGLGPVSILTGTALLSLAMLAPVTYPDLWTRDALVMGVVQGLAVLFPSALDRVFPTVLFAWALGYLLLSPRYYPRDEGKRS
- a CDS encoding phosphatidylserine/phosphatidylglycerophosphate/cardiolipin synthase family protein, with product MIWRLALALALVASSGSVSLVGVYPNPATDGDEGEFVVLEIKENAALDEYSLSDGENTIDLPDRSVDGAVAVTDDPRVASRLTDHETVVVDDGLALSNGGETVTLLREGEPVSTLTYDRAPTAEVWDGESWTPLGSTDLPVVSSTNVPVTAFALPDTPTVPLDRIEAADRRILLAGYTMSSSAVADALLAAHRRGVDVAVLVDESPVGGTSAAQIRTLDRLSARGIEVTASGGPRGRYRYHHAKYAVVDDTVLVTSENWKPAGVGGKASRGWGVVLEERQLADHLATVFAEDSEWVDGRHWDSLSPDGQPDAVADGRYPTRFAPVESTAASAQVLVAPDNAESAMLDRIDDADESIRIQQVSIDEDGPLLNAAVDAARRGVSVRILLGGAWYVDEDNTALAENLSRQADTEDLPLTVRLVEPRSRYDHLHVKGMVVDEHHAAVGSLNWNPTALRENREVAVVVSDPAVGRYYTRLFRADWRGAAWRIHWSMLAGLATAVIGAVGFAKTFDFDPATGD
- a CDS encoding DHH family phosphoesterase; this translates as MNNVSSVDDTGDGPAVVRLDPGCTRDDVAEGERYVARVNGVVDYGIFVDLSKHVSGLVHESTLSGQYDVGDELVVELVEIRENGDLSFEPVAVEPTDPVERHPSYDRTAAGVLSQKVGETVHLEGEVVQAKQTGGPTIFRVRDETAIVPCTAFEEAGVRAHPSVAVGDLVHVSGTVETRDDSVQVEIEDLERLAKDRGRSVEQRLEAAVSEQAEPPELDPLVEWPALEGMIPDLRRVARRLRRTVLESRPIRIRHHADGDGMCAAVPVQLALERLIEKTHAEPAAKRHLLKRLPSKAPYYEMEDATRDLNYSLGDRDRHGQKLPLLLMLDNGSTEEDRPAYRTLDHYDIPILVVDHHHPDHEAVEPFVEEHVNPYLHGEDYRITAGMLSVELARMIDPEMTEELRHVPAVAGLSDRSKADEMDDYLALAEDAGYERDALEEIGEALDYEAYMLRYNDGRSLIYDVLGIDDADEPRHRELIEFLADRAARDVDSQLGDAMDHVEHERVANGAHLYRIDLDDHAHRFTYPAPGKTTGEIHDRKVVETGEPVITIGYGPDFAVLRSDGVRLDIPQMVTDLNDELPGAGVSGGGHLVVGSIRFVPGMREAVLDALIEKMASAEIDEALSSTLDR
- a CDS encoding 30S ribosomal protein S3ae; amino-acid sequence: MSERSVSKRSQEKRWYTVLAPEQFDRAEIGETPADEPEKVLDRTIETTLGDVTDDGGENNIKLTFRVTDVGSDAAYTELIKQELTRDYNRSLVRRGSSKVKAILTVRTADDYRVQVQPVAFTTKVADRSQKEAIRRTMLDLVEEAAAERTFEGLLDSIVQGRLSSAIYNEAKTIYPLRRVEVEKTTLEAHPEEVHAEEEAAADVDE